A genomic region of Amphiura filiformis chromosome 6, Afil_fr2py, whole genome shotgun sequence contains the following coding sequences:
- the LOC140154979 gene encoding uncharacterized protein produces MASFAILLLLYVGSVSASHSLWDCESLLPVNYERPPETSLPPYRIDVYPNNFQPGSVVQVELRANANSTFNGFRLQARRADIGYGSQDEPVGEFEVILPPFDTELRDCGSGTKNVWTHNNTDVNVDKYTRIIRWVAPSTFEGPIVFRATVTQGDVYWTNVESVQLNSLSDLMCYDCYYTETNGVPDPNRDNKDTCHYFPLAARVVNCADELSLQEGSVYRCYTSEWKNTNSAGDVVLGIRRGCIEVDAGEYGFTASTSDIDDIEEIFDFEVAPDEQQTGSADFCYSPRCNNEVSELQCYECDYMETNGVPEFQYDPNKYNCFYDPHLVDFESCGPIPAGYIHRCYTSVYRKTTRYGDYVQGIRRGCVAVNAARFGSLLSTSNIEDIEEIFDFELLPGDEQKGTADMCVSDFCNDVPAELMCYDCSYTETNGVTDPNRDDKDSCYYYPWRLDVVNCEEEEGPLGIGEIYRCYTSQYYKRTAYGDIEEGIRRGCVAVRRSYYGTLYTTSDIEVVEDIFDFTLPDGDVQTGTSSFCDIDSCNDDDAGLQCYNCYYSETNGALDSYATDSKQICQDFPSTASLVNCVDDAPLQAGQIHRCYTSEWDRRDANGDVRTGIRRGCVAVDDTRFGDIPWTTNIDYIQEIFNFQLGPGDRQTGTSDFCDWDECNNEYLFAPVWNSWGPYSEFCSRTCGGGTQTRYRTCNDPRPGDDFYCIGPSSESIQCNNEPCPTDDAYWSTWSSWTLCSATCGSDGTLTRTRLCVDPLAFINSGRCDGDESEMRSCSAPPCPFQEWSRWSSWGGCSELCGGGERGRSRYCYDAQIPNRCDGRSTEYENCNVRNCDDDERGINTLVLVGIILALVAGIIIAVLLTVCCCLGFLRAPRIAARPRPWYSRSIYYFRR; encoded by the exons ATGGCGTCTTTTGCCATATTATTGCTACTGTATGTAGGTTCTGTTAGCGCCAGTCACtcattatgggattgtgaatcaCTGCTTCCGGTGAACTACGAGAGGCCTCCAGAAACGTCACTACCTCCATATCGAATTGATGTATATCCTAATAATTTTCAGCCTGGCTCTGTTGTACAAG TGGAGCTTCGTGCTAATGCGAACAGTACATTTAATGGATTTAGACTGCAGGCTAGAAGGGCAGATATCGGATACGGATCACAGGATGAACCCGTTGGTGAGTTTGAAGTCATATTGCCGCCATTTGACACAGAGCTGCGTGACTGCGGATCGGGAACAAAG AATGTTTGGACGCATAACAACACCGATGTTAACGTTGATAAATACACAAGAATCATTAGATGGGTAGCACCTAGCACATTTGAAGGACCAATAGTATTTAG AGCAACTGTTACCCAAGGCGATGTTTACTGGACAAATGTTGAATCTGTGCAACTCAATTCTTTAAGTG ATTTAATGTGCTACGATTGTTATTACACTGAAACCAATGGCGTCCCAGATCCAAATCGTGACAATAAAGATACCTGCCACTACTTCCCGTTGGCTGCACGCGTCGTCAACTGTGCTGATGAATTGTCGCTACAAGAAGGCTCTGTTTATCGCTGCTATACGTCAGAATGGAAAAACACCAACTCTGCTGGCGATGTGG TTTTAGGAATTCGTCGTGGATGTATTGAAGTAGATGCCGGAGAATATGGCTTTACAGCATCTACCTCTGATATCGATGATATCGAAGAGATATTCGACTTCGAAGTAGCGCCTGATGAACAACAAACAGGGTCTGCTGATTTTTGTTATAGTCCAAGGTGTAATAATGAGGTATCAG AACTACAATGCTACGAATGCGACTACATGGAAACAAATGGCGTTCCAGAATTTCAGTACGATCCGAACAAATATAACTGCTTCTATGATCCTCATTTGGTGGATTTTGAAAGCTGTGGTCCGATACCTGCAGGATATATTCATCGATGTTATACATCAGTGTATAGAAAGACTACACGATATGGAGATTATG TCCAGGGGATTCGCCGTGGTTGTGTTGCTGTTAATGCTGCTAGATTTGGATCATTGCTATCAACATCAAACATTGAAGATATTGAAGAAATATTTGATTTTGAGTTGTTACCAGGTGATGAACAGAAGGGCACAGCAGACATGTGTGTTTCAGATTTCTGTAATGACGTACCAGCAG AGTTGATGTGCTATGACTGCTCGTACACAGAGACCAATGGTGTAACAGATCCCAACCGTGACGACAAGGACTCATGTTACTACTACCCATGGAGACTTGACGTTGTCAATTGTGAGGAAGAGGAAGGTCCACTAGGAATTGGCGAAATATATCGATGCTATACGTCCCAATATTACAAAAGGACAGCTTACGGAGATATCG AAGAGGGAATCCGACGTGGATGTGTAGCAGTGCGGAGGTCTTATTACGGCACTCTCTATACTACGTCTGATATTGAAGTAGTTGAAGATATATTTGACTTCACCTTGCCTGATGGCGATGTGCAAACTGGAACATCATCGTTTTGTGATATAGATTCATGTAATGATGACGATGCAG GGTTACAATGTTACAACTGTTACTATTCCGAGACCAATGGAGCTCTTGATTCCTATGCGACTGACAGCAAGCAGATTTGTCAAGACTTCCCCTCTACAGCTAGTCTTGTTAATTGTGTGGATGATGCGCCCCTCCAGGCGGGTCAGATTCATAGATGTTACACTTCAGAATGGGACAGAAGAGATGCTAATGGAGATGTTC GTACTGGAATCCGTCGCGGCTGTGTCGCTGTTGATGACACTAGGTTCGGAGATATTCCATGGACTACCAACATCGATTATATCCAGgagatttttaattttcaacttGGACCTGGCGATAGACAAACGGGCACCTCTGATTTCTGCGATTGGGATGAGTGCAACAACGAGTACTTGTTTG CACCTGTATGGAATTCATGGGGTCCATACAGTGAATTCTGTAGTCGAACATGCGGAGGAGGAACGCAGACTCGGTACCGTACCTGTAATGACCCACGACCAGGTGATGATTTCTATTGCATAGGACCCAGCTCCGAATCCATCCAATGCAATAATGAACCATGCCCAACAG ATGATGCTTATTGGTCAACTTGGAGTTCTTGGACACTATGCAGTGCAACCTGCGGCTCAGATGGCACGCTCACCCGTACAAGACTTTGTGTAGATCCTTTGGCGTTCATCAACAGTGGACGATGTGATGGTGACGAGAGTGAGATGAGGTCTTGTAGTGCACCGCCTTGTCCATTCCAAG AATGGAGTCGGTGGTCATCGTGGGGTGGTTGCAGTGAACTGTGCGGTGGTGGTGAGCGCGGTCGTTCGAGATACTGTTACGACGCCCAGATTCCAAATAGGTGTGACGGTCGCTCTACTGAGTACGAAAATTGTAATGTACGGAATTGTGATGACGATGAAAGAG gaaTTAATACCCTCGTATTGGTTGGTATTATCCTTGCCCTGGTCGCTGGCATTATCATAGCTGTGTTACTGACTGTCTGTTGCTGTTTGGGATTCTTACGAGCACCGCGGATTGCCGCCAGACCGCGCCCGTGGTACTCGCGGTCGATATACTACTTCAGACGTTGA